From the genome of Clarias gariepinus isolate MV-2021 ecotype Netherlands chromosome 28, CGAR_prim_01v2, whole genome shotgun sequence, one region includes:
- the klhl38a gene encoding kelch-like protein 38, whose protein sequence is MAYSSLEHLPFKDQELPSQMLCHLNCLRHERIFTDVLLCTEDLEIPCHRNVLVSSSPYFRAMFCSNFRESGQTRVDLKGISSEILSGIVDYIYTGSITISMEIVLPLMQAASMLQYTRLFEACSAFLQEQLNPDNCLSMIRLSEILHCDSLRERAKELAVRCFSDVAASEDFCELSLPELMCYLEDDRLCAEEEQVFETLLAWIHHDPFSRRGAIHDLFKKVRLRYIHPTYLFQFIANDPLVQSSTLCTEIIESMRRLMFSVSTKCTRELKPLWTTPRRYTCQETLVVVGGRKNNEQTSREALLYDERTQRWQWLAKLPLRLYKAAYVCIHSILYVVGGLSLSMASGDSTVSATVYTLSLKTNQWRTAEPMLEPRYAHQSVSYLHFIFVLGGIGADKQISNRVERYNSMFNVWEPMAPMPTAVLHPAVAANDQRIYVFGGEDSMQNPVRLIQVYHISRNQWLRMETRTVKNVCAPAALIEDKIYIIGGYTRRMIAYDTKANKFVKCENMRERRMHHAATVINNKLYVTGGRFLNSHDVIEDSDCFECYDPKTDVWTSKGSLPYKLFDHGSLALICVSNRPNPP, encoded by the exons ATGGCCTATTCATCCCTCGAGCATCTTCCATTTAAAGATCAGGAACTTCCATCCCAAATGCTGTGCCATCTCAACTGCCTCAGGCATGAGCGGATCTTCACCGACGTGCTTCTCTGCACCGAAGATTTGGAGATCCCATGCCACAGGAACGTTCTAGTATCCAGCAGCCCTTACTTCCGTGCCATGTTCTGCAGCAACTTCCGTGAGAGCGGCCAGACGAGAGTGGATCTAAAAGGGATCAGCTCGGAGATCTTGAGCGGTATCGTGGACTATATTTACACCGGAAGCATTACTATAAGCATGGAAATAGTGCTGCCTCTAATGCAAGCTGCATCCATGCTGCAGTACACGAGGCTTTTTGAGGCCTGCTCAGCCTTCTTGCAGGAGCAGCTGAACCCAGACAATTGCTTGAGCATGATCCGACTTTCGGAAATCCTGCACTGTGACAGTTTAAGAGAGCGAGCGAAGGAGTTGGCTGTGCGCTGTTTCTCGGACGTGGCTGCCTCGGAGGACTTTTGTGAGCTCTCACTGCCTGAATTAATGTGCTACCTGGAGGATGACAGGCTTTGTGCTGAGGAAGAGCAGGTGTTTGAAACACTCTTGGCCTGGATCCATCACGATCCTTTTTCTCGGCGTGGTGCTATCCATGATCTCTTTAAGAAGGTGCGCTTGAGGTACATCCATCCTACGTACCTTTTCCAGTTCATAGCCAATGATCCACTCGTCCAGTCGTCCACCCTTTGCACAGAGATCATTGAGTCAATGCGCCGGCTGATGTTTTCCGTTAGCACCAAATGCACGCGTGAGCTGAAACCTCTCTGGACTACGCCTCGTCGTTACACCTGCCAAGAGACTTTGGTAGTCGTGGGCGGTCGCAAGAACAATGAGCAGACATCTCGGGAGGCGTTGCTCTATGATGAGCGTACGCAGCGCTGGCAGTGGCTGGCCAAGTTGCCCTTGCGTTTGTACAAAGCTGCTTATGTATGCATACATAGTATTCTGTATGTTGTTGGAGGTCTTAGCCTCAGCATGGCATCAGGAGACAGCACAGTTAGTGCCACGGTCTATACCCTGTCACTTAAGACAAACCAGTGGAGGACGGCCGAACCCATGCTTGAACCGCGTTATGCCCATCAGAGCGTGTCTTACTTGCACTTCATCTTCGTTCTCGGAGGCATAGGGGCCGACAAACAGATCTCGAACAGAGTGGAGCGCTACAACAGCATGTTTAACGTGTGGGAACCTATGGCCCCAATGCCTACAGCAGTACTCCATCCTGCAGTGGCTGCCAATGACCAAAGAATCTATGTGTTCGGAGGGGAGGACTCCATGCAGAATCCAGTGAGACTGATACAG GTTTATCACATTTCACGCAACCAGTGGTTAAGAATGGAGACCAGGACAGTAAAGAATGTCTGTGCACCAGCTGCTCTCATAGAAGACAAGATTTATATCATTGGAG GGTACACAAGAAGGATGATTGCTTACGACACCAAAGCCAACAAATTTGTTAAATGTGAGAACATGAGGGAAAGGAGGATGCACCATGCCGCTACCGTGATCAACAATAAGCTCTATGTGACAGGAGGCCGCTTCCTTAACAGCCACGACGTCATCGAGGACTCCGACTGCTTTGAGTGTTATGACCCAAAAACCGACGTCTGGACTTCTAAAGGGTCTTTACCGTACAAACTGTTTGACCATGGATCTCTGGCCTTGATCTGCGTCTCTAACCGTCCAAATCCGCCCTGA